The Candidatus Neomarinimicrobiota bacterium region GGGAAAAGTCTTTGCCAAAAATGGGAAAGTTGTCTGGAAATGCCGGAATTGCGGCTATCTCCACGAAGGCAGCTCTGCTCCAAAGAACTGTCCCGCCTGCCTTCATCCCCAATCCTATTTTGAAGTGATGATGGAGAATTATTAGAGGTCACGGGATCAACAGTTTTACGATTTTTTGAACATCGCTAAGCGGTGTCGGAATCTTCCAATAAAATCAATCAGCCGATCTACCAATTACCGGGGACTGGTTTGAAACCGTTCACTGCTCGTACTTAACCTAAATCTTTAATCTTTATCTTAATCTCTACTCGTGGGCGATACTGGATTCGAACCAGTGACCTCTGGTATGTGAGACCAGCGCTCTAACCAACTGAGCCAATCGCCCTCACCGGGGGAAAATTTACGTATCCCCTCAGCCGGTGACAATCACATTTTTTAAAATTGTCCGATCATTTTTTCCGCCGCATCCCGGTGAAGCGTGATGCTCAACATCTTCAGCCTGATGTAATCCTCCCTGTAAAACATATATCCGAAATGGTTACCAGCCCGGCCTGTACTGCCGGAATCCTTGACCAGATACCAATCCCTGCCACCATACCGCGTGAATCCCACAATGTGTACACCATGATCGTCAGTGGTACATCCATTGTAGATCCTGTATTCCCTGGATGCCTGATCAATATTTCTTTCCGGAATATCCACCGGTGCCGTGACGGCAATATCTTTCTCTTTAATAAAAGACGGCTCGCTAACATCCCCGCCGATAGCAACCGTGTAACCTTGCTTTACAGCCGTTTCGATCACCTCCATCCATTGTTCCAGCGGGATATTGTAGTAAGAGCTGTCCAGCCACCAATTGTCGGGGACATCAAAGGCCGTATAGGTATAAAATGGATCTTTCATTGTTGAAATCAGATTCACATAATCCCCGCCGTTGAAATGAAGAAACTCCCGGGCAAACCGTTTGGGAGTCCAGATCTCCCCCGCAAAGAAAAATTCTGCAGGAGGTTCTCCCATCGTGTGATTCAGGATGACTTTCACCCCTTCCAAAACCCGTTCGGTATCCCAAATTTTATGAGTTTTAATAAAATCCAGATAATCTGAGATTTCTTCGTACATTTTCTCATGGTCATGAAATTCATCCATTGTTCCGGGATACACAGATTCCGGCACAATACCATACCAGTCCATAATCCGAAGTCCGCTGCCAATCTGGCTCCCCTGACCCACATAGGAATTTCCCCGTTTTTCCACAAAGCGTCGGATTTTTTCCAGATATTCATAATACACGGTATGCATTTCAGAGAGTTTGATTTTCTTTCCCTTGATCCGGGTGATTTCCGATTCCACAAACGATGTGGCTGCATAGGCCCAGCACGTTCCCGTAGCATCCTGATGATTCGGTGAAAAATGAAACCAGCTGGTAAAATCCTTCGGAGAACCAGGGGCTTTAATATCTTCCGTATTCCAACGGAGAACCTTTTTGGCATTCCGCTTTTGTTCCCGGAGCATGTCTTCCTGTTCCAGAATCACTCGGGTCAGGGAGTCTTCCTCCGCTTTCGCATCCTCACGAATATCTTTTACCTGCTGAAGAATTTGATCCCATTTTGCCGGAATGTACTCAAGCCGGGGTTCCTGTGCGCGTATATCAACAAATCCGGCAAGACATAAGATAATAACCCATCGAACCATGGCAAACTCCTTATGATTGTCATTGATATAACATTGCTTTATCACAAATTTTTCAGTGAAACCAGACGTCTTTCCCGGATTGGGGGTGATTCTGCAGGCCATCCCAGGGGTGTCACAGTACTGACATAGTGATGTTCCGGTACATTGAGGATTTTTTTCACCTCCGGACGGTCCATGTCGGCAATCCAGCAGGTACCCAAACCGTAATCCCAGGCAGCAAGGAGCAGATGATATGCGGCAATGTCCCCATCCTGCACCGCCCGTCGGCTGATCTCCGGATCGGCAACAATGGCCAGAGCCATGGGTGCCCTGGCAATGGGAGCAGCAGCAGCCCGGACATTTGCCAACGCCCGAAGCATTTCCTGTGTCCGGACAGCTACAAAATAGACAGGCTGGGAATTACGGGCTGAGGGTGCATACCGGGTGGAATCGAGAACACGGTGTAACAAATCATCGGGAATGGGTTCAGAAGTAAAAGACCGGATACTCCG contains the following coding sequences:
- a CDS encoding peptidase C1, which codes for MVRWVIILCLAGFVDIRAQEPRLEYIPAKWDQILQQVKDIREDAKAEEDSLTRVILEQEDMLREQKRNAKKVLRWNTEDIKAPGSPKDFTSWFHFSPNHQDATGTCWAYAATSFVESEITRIKGKKIKLSEMHTVYYEYLEKIRRFVEKRGNSYVGQGSQIGSGLRIMDWYGIVPESVYPGTMDEFHDHEKMYEEISDYLDFIKTHKIWDTERVLEGVKVILNHTMGEPPAEFFFAGEIWTPKRFAREFLHFNGGDYVNLISTMKDPFYTYTAFDVPDNWWLDSSYYNIPLEQWMEVIETAVKQGYTVAIGGDVSEPSFIKEKDIAVTAPVDIPERNIDQASREYRIYNGCTTDDHGVHIVGFTRYGGRDWYLVKDSGSTGRAGNHFGYMFYREDYIRLKMLSITLHRDAAEKMIGQF
- a CDS encoding nitroreductase family protein; translation: MNGIIFFRTMKLAEVIAFYTRTLGMAIWLEQADCVILQKGNLLLGFCQRDTIDARGIITIFTETRDEVDQLYGRLLDRSEKKPVFNDTYRIYRFFARDPEGRTVEIQWFNHGLNPYRSGTDLLMSRRSIRSFTSEPIPDDLLHRVLDSTRYAPSARNSQPVYFVAVRTQEMLRALANVRAAAAPIARAPMALAIVADPEISRRAVQDGDIAAYHLLLAAWDYGLGTCWIADMDRPEVKKILNVPEHHYVSTVTPLGWPAESPPIRERRLVSLKNL